TGCCAGATTGACCACCGGTGCCCCAGGCATCACCCACTCTCCCGCCTCAGCCAGTCGTTGCAGAACCACGCCGTCAAAAGGGGCAAGGATACGTTTATGAGCCAGCTCCAGCTCCAGGGCACGCAGATTATGCTCCTGGGCCACCAGGCGAAACTTGAGCTCCTCCAGGGCATAGTGCGCGTCATCGTAGGCCTGTTGAGAGCTGAGATTCTGCCGGAAGAGGTTCTCGGCGCGCTTGAAATTCTGCCGGGCGCGCTCAATCTGCACCCGCAGCTCATCAGCCTGGGCCCTGGCGGCCAGGAGCCTCTGGCCCAGAATATCTGAACCCAGGCGCACCAGGGTATCACCACGGTTCACCCGCTGCCCTTCACGAACCTGAACCTCTTCGACCCGCCCGCTGACCTCACTGGTCACACGGGCAGTGCGGTCAAAAAAAACCGTCCCCTGATAGACAAGCGGCTGCGAGAGCACGCCCTGTCTCACCGCTTCAACCTCCACCGGAGCAGGAGGGCGTTCCTGCTGAGCCCAGACTCCCTCCGCACCGGCCAGCATCAGGCAGAGCACCATAAGACGCGCAATAGTATTCATGAACATACACCTGTTGTTTTTCGTTTCTCACCGCTTCCTGAAATACCTCGAACTGAAGTTTCGCATCCCCGAAACGACAGGTTGTCAGCGCTGACCCTGATGTCACGCTGCAATGGCCGAAATGGTTCTACACAGACTGCGTCGTTTGACATTATCCTCACCATATATACGAGTTTCTTTTGCCACTTTTTACCCGCAAAAAGTGGCGCAAAAGCGGCCCCCAGTGCTGTCCTTTTCAGCCGTCCGCTTGCCTGGAACTGGGGACCGCAAACAACCGCCTTCCCTGGCTTTTGGTTTGCGGTTGCCGCCGTCGTGGCGTCAACCCTGCGGGTCCATAGCGTTCCAGTCGGCGCGTCCTGGCTGGGCCAGCACACGGGGGAGAGGCAGAAGCAGGCCGTTCCCCCCTGAGCCCGTCCGGTGAGTGCGACGCCTGGCTGGCAAGACCCGAACGGGACACCTGCAGGAAGCAGGTGGTCCGGCAGCACTGCAGGGAGGCAGTGTCTGCCGGATCTCCAGAACAGGCGAGCAGGCGATCCGGAAAAACGGGCGTTCGGGGGGCGCGTTTTTGTGTCCTTTTTGCGCGGTCAAAAAGGACAATATCCGGAGACGAAAAATGGAATACCAGATAAGTCAAGCATTCAAAATCAATACGGTTTCCGCGAGATAAGTGCCAGTATAATAACAGCTTAACTCAAGACAACAAGGTGCGAAAGTTGAGCTCGAACATGCAGGCAGCTGAAAACCCACAAGTATAAGGCGCCCGCAGAGCGGCGAAATGAAGCGGACTTCCTGCACCTTGCCCCACGCGAACATCCAGCGGACAGCGCCGCAGATATTTTTTCAGCAGCCTGTTGAAGAAGCACTACACATACTTGATTTCCGTGTAACTGTAAACCTGCCACCAAAAAAAGGCCCGCAGACTACGTCTGCGGGCCCTGAAAGTCATCCTGCTTCAGTTATTATTTTTGAAAAATTCCTTGGATCTGCTTACATCTGGGACAATGGTGTCCTTGCCGGGAGTCCAGCCAGCCGGGCACACTTCACCATGCTTCTTGGTGTACTGCAGGGCATCAATACTGCGCAGGATCTCATCAACATTGCGGCCGATGCCCAGGTCATGAACCAGCTCAAACTGAACCACCCCTTCGGGATCAATGATATACGTGGCCCTCAGAGCCATGCCACCGGGCAGGAGAATGCCATAGTCGGAGCTGATCTGCTTGGTGAAATCAGCAATCAGCGGATACTCTATCTTTCCGAGTCCGCCTTCGGAGCGCGGCTGCTGCTCCCAGGCCAGATGGGAAAACTTACTGTCAGTGGAAACGCCCAGTACTTCGACACCACGCTGCTTAAACTCACCAACACGGTCGGAAATGGCCGTGATCTCGGTGGGACAGACAAAGGTGAAGTCAAGGGGGTAGAAAAAGAGCATCACCCACTTGCCACGGTAGCTTTCCAGGTTGACTTTGGTGAATTCCATATTCGAAACGGCTTCGGCACTGAAGACAGGGGCCTGCTTGCTTACAAGG
This portion of the Desulfurispirillum indicum S5 genome encodes:
- a CDS encoding peroxiredoxin — its product is MSLVSKQAPVFSAEAVSNMEFTKVNLESYRGKWVMLFFYPLDFTFVCPTEITAISDRVGEFKQRGVEVLGVSTDSKFSHLAWEQQPRSEGGLGKIEYPLIADFTKQISSDYGILLPGGMALRATYIIDPEGVVQFELVHDLGIGRNVDEILRSIDALQYTKKHGEVCPAGWTPGKDTIVPDVSRSKEFFKNNN
- a CDS encoding efflux RND transporter periplasmic adaptor subunit; the encoded protein is MNTIARLMVLCLMLAGAEGVWAQQERPPAPVEVEAVRQGVLSQPLVYQGTVFFDRTARVTSEVSGRVEEVQVREGQRVNRGDTLVRLGSDILGQRLLAARAQADELRVQIERARQNFKRAENLFRQNLSSQQAYDDAHYALEELKFRLVAQEHNLRALELELAHKRILAPFDGVVLQRLAEAGEWVMPGAPVVNLAAHGSMQVIVNVSQADVDVIQVGKPVQIRVQEKLHAGVVDAVIPQADIATRTFPVKVRVEHSGQLMEGMRAQVMFAGNDQVDVLLVSRDSVIRRFGQDVLFVVVDGKAEMKPVEIIAYDQLQVGVRVAGLQEGHLVVVKGNERIFPQQAVQIIGATTSVKDN